The window CGGTTACACGCAAGAGGACTGGGACGAGGTATCCAACAACCCTAAGATTACGGCCGAAGAGATGGCCGCGATGCGTCCCGCCCGTGAGGTGCCGGAGGTCTATGGCCTGCTGCCGAAGCGGGGACGGCCGAAGCTGCCGAACGCCAAGGTCAACCTCACCCTGCGGATCGATCCTCAAGTGCTAGAAGGCTACCGCGCCACGGGTGATGGCTGGCAGGTCCGCATGCACGAGGATTTGCAGGCCGGGCTAGACCGGCGAGTGATGGAAATTTTGGACCGCGCCAAGCGCATGGTCCCGCTCTCGCGTCCTGGCAAACAGACCGCGTGAGCCGAATGGATCGCCCCGGCGGCTATCCCGCCGGGGCAGGCTTTCGATCCGCCTCCTCAACCGCAACCGCCTCAACCGCAGCAATGACGTTCTCCAACTCGGCGACCTGACGGAGGGCGCTCCCGGCCGGTAAAACGTCATGCTCGGCCATCGCCAGGATGAGCGTGCGCTGGTGCGCCTTGAGGCGTTCGAGGAGGGCGTCGAGCTTGTCGGACATGGGCGGCCTGTAAAGGCCCGGTACATGCCTCGCAATGCGACGCGTTCTTCAACCGCGATGCCGCTCATGGCGCCAAAGCGCGACTGCGACACGCCGAGCCTCATAGGTTTGCCGAAGGGTCGTTCCGAGTCCACCCTGGCCTTCCGGCGAAAAGGCGTAAATCAGCACCCCGTCCGGTCCATAGTTCCGTTGCATCTCCGCTCGCCAGAGGCTGTCGGCGGCAGCGAGGGCTGACTCAGTCAGAGCTAGGCGGGCGATGTCCGGTGCAGGTGCTTGATGAGCGTTCATCTCTCCCAACGTGCTGATGATGCGGAAGGTCCGTATCGACACCGCCGATGGCACTCGCCATCTTGAGCGTATGCCTGGACAGAACGGCGATGAAGTTGCCCCCATCAAACCGGACACGGGGCTGGTTGCATCTGAGCACGGATGAACTCGCGCGGCGAGCGCATGCCGAGCCCACGATGGGGATGGTGTTCGTTGTAGTCGGTGATCCAGGCGCCGATCCGCGCCAGGACTGTGTTGGCGTCGGGCCGGGGTTGGACGCGGGCATAGTCGCGCTTGAGCGTCTTCACGAACGCCTCGCTCACCCCGTTGCTCTTTGGCGAGCGCACCGGCGTGAAGCAGGGCACGAGTTCAGCGCTGCCGCGAAGGACAGCGTCTCGGCGGCCGTAAATGCAGAGCCGTTATCGGCCAGCCACTGCACGGGATGGGTCGCGCAAAGGCTGCCGAAGCGCGCCTCCACGCAGGTCAGCATGAGATCCCGCACCATCTGGCCGGTGATCCCACCCGTCGAGGCCACCCAGGCGATCACCTCGCGATCATGGGTGTCGATGGCGAAGGCTGCCCATCAGCGGTGAGGTCCGCGCGATCACGGCCACGGAGATCGCGTTCGGCCACCTGACACACCGGGAGAAGCCCGGTCAGCCACAGGGTATCCCGTGGTGGGAGTTCGGCCGGTGATCGCCGCCCGTGACGCCTGGCGGCCATTCCGCAACGACTTCGAGGAGGCCGAGCGCCGGTCGCGCCTTCGCTGCCTGTATGCTGTCGCCTGCCTCTCGGCCGTCCAGACAAAGTGGAGGAGAGTTGCAGCCGAAGCGCCGACTGTCAGATCAGATGCCGACGCTTGCCGCACCCGCTTCGGCTGCCTGTCTCACGGTGGCTCCGTTCCGAAGCGCCATAGCTATCGCGGTCGACGTGATGTCGACGGCAATTGCCCGATCCTCTCCGTAGTCGTAGGGGCTGTTTTTACCCGAACCCAGCCTTGCGTGGAAGTTGTCTGGGAAGCTCCTGTCCATCCGCATCTTCAGCATAGTTGTGGCGGCATGATAGTCGTCTTCGAAATTTCTGGCTTTTGTCGCGGTTTCCCCAACGTAAACGCCTGACTCTTTATCTTTAGCCATGGCGCTGCTTCTTCGCTCATATTCGCTTCCCAGGAAGAATTGAATAATCTTCGAGATCAGACGACTGATGATGTTCATTGCGATGTCCGGGTGGGCAGCGCTGGACGCGCCCTGTCGTAGAAGACAACGCGTCCCGACGGGCTTCGAACCCCAAGCCTCTGTCATTCCCTGCCGAGCTGCGTGGCCGCCTCTGTTCTCTGCACCAGACGGCCCGGCGTCTGATCGGCCCGCGCAGCGCTGATTTTTGTCACTGGCTCGCCAAGGCCGAGACGGACCCGGCCGCACTCGAACCCGCATGCCGCGCCCTCGATGCCCTGGCCGCCAACGACCGCCGCCACGTCCTGGCGAGCTACGCCACCCTGAACCGTCCCGCAGCCTGAGGAGACTTCTGCGCACCGTGGAGCTGTCCGAGACCGAGTTCGCGGCGGTGCTAGCCCCGGAGGCCTGCTGATGTCCGCCTGGCGCGTGCGCGCCTGAGAGTGGGAAATCTTGACATCAAGCCGGGGCGCTCAGACCTCGGTTTTGCGCTTCACAACCGCGTCCTCGTCGGTGCCCTTCTGCGTCAGGCCGACGTCCGGGCCTTCCAGCGGGTCTGAGGGCGCTTTAGGACTGATCGGAGGAATGGACCGCTGCACGGTACCCACTCGAGCCCAGCGCTCAGCGTCGTACTCGGTCTCAGCGAGATCCTGCGTGTTCGCGGTCGTTGGCTTGTCGGGCATTGGACGCTCTCCGTGTTCAGAGGCAACGCGGTATGTGACAGAGCAGGTCCGGGCGTCGCACCGATGACGAGGTGGCCGCATTCTTGGCGAGAGGGGCGGTGCTTTGATCTGTCCAACCTCCCACCCGAAAACGGCGGGGCTCGCACCCCGCCGCTGATCGCCTTGCTTGTTCTGGCGGCTGAAGCTGCGACCAGGCTCGAGGGCTCAAAGGCCCATCAGCACCCCAGCAGAGCCGATTACCGTCATGGCAAGGCCGCCGACGAAGGCGCCGATCATCGCGTAGGAAAAGATCTTCAGGGCCATGCTGAGCAATTCTTCCGTGCGGCGCGAGGCTGTGTGCCAGCCCCTGCGAAGCCGTCCGAGAGTAAGATGCCCTATCGCCGGGTTTTGTGCGGTGCGAGGGGGCACGTTGCACCGCGGAACTATTTGGCGGACGTTCAGCGATGACGCCCATCGAAGCTGCCGCGGACGCACTGCTGCGCTCCGCCTACCTCCCTGCTCCGGTAGCTTGGATCGACAGCGCTGGCAGCGGCCGCATCTCAGCCATGCCCAGCAAGGTCTGCGCGCCCCGGATGGCCGCCAACGTCGTGTGCGGAGCCCCCTGCTCGCGCGCTTTACACAGTAGCCCGTCCAATCGCTCGGATAGGGCCTCGGCTCGCTTCCTGTCCCGGCCGCCCGGGAATTCTCCCAGGAGTTCGATCAGCTCTGCCATGAAGGCGCATGCTGAATTCGCAATTCGAGCGGTGTCGGCTGGCACGATGTGGTCCTGGGACTACCGCAGAGCACGCCTTATGACCGCGCCGTCGAATTCTGCTCCAGCATTTGATGGGTTCGAGGCAAACC of the Methylobacterium oryzae genome contains:
- a CDS encoding BrnA antitoxin family protein, which encodes MHDTAPKHEDPGPGYTQEDWDEVSNNPKITAEEMAAMRPAREVPEVYGLLPKRGRPKLPNAKVNLTLRIDPQVLEGYRATGDGWQVRMHEDLQAGLDRRVMEILDRAKRMVPLSRPGKQTA